One window from the genome of Opisthocomus hoazin isolate bOpiHoa1 chromosome 11, bOpiHoa1.hap1, whole genome shotgun sequence encodes:
- the LOC104338379 gene encoding histone-lysine N-methyltransferase SETMAR: MAAGADLSGGLEPVAVALGPPGEAPPAFQYSPDNVAGGDGDVDPTEITFPGCSCITSSCVVHVCSCLCRGENYTSLCLRPTDEEEGYARPVFECNTMCQCGESCQNRVVQRGLQFRLEVFKTEKKGWGLRTLEFIAKGRFVCEYAGEVLGFNEARRRILAQTSKDSNYIIAVREHLHSGQIMETFVDPTYVGNIGRFLNHSCEPNLFMVPVRVDSMVPRLALFAATDISAGEELSYDYSGRFHNLPITNREQKSLEEENRWRKPCYCGSRTCTSFLPWDSSLFSTPETCSGSSA, encoded by the exons ATGGCGGCCGGGGCGGACCTGAGCGGCGGGCTGGAGCCGGTGGCCGTGGCGCTGGGGCCGCCCGGGGAGGCCCCGCCGGCCTTTCAG TATAGCCCAGACAACGTGGCTGGAGGAGACGGAGATGTTGACCCCACTGAAATCACCTTTCCAGGATGTTCTTGCATTACCAGCTCCTGTGTGGTTCACGTGTGCTCGTGTCTTTGCCGGGGTGAAAATTACACCAGCTTGTGCCTCAGGCCTACAGACGAAGAGGAGGGGTACGCCAGGCCTGTTTTTGAATGCAATACCATGTGCCAGTGTGGTGAATCCTGCCAGAACAGGGTTGTTCAGAGGGGTTTGCAATTCAGACTTGAGGTGTTCAAGACTGAGAAGAAAGGGTGGGGTCTTCGCACTCTGGAATTCATAGCTAAAGGAAGATTTGTTTGTGAGTATGCTGGTGAAGTTTTAGGCTTTAATGAGGCACGTAGAAGAATTCTGGCCCAGACATCGAAGGATTCGAACTATATTATAGCAGTGAGGGAGCACCTCCATAGTGGTCAGATAATGGAGACATTTGTCGACCCTACGTACGTTGGTAACATAGGCAGATTCCTGAATCATTCTTGTGAACCAAATTTATTTATGGTGCCAGTTCGAGTTGACTCAATGGTGCCTAGACTGGCACTTTTTGCAGCTACTGATATTTCTGCTGGAGAGGAACTTTCGTATGATTATTCTGGAAGATTCCATAATTTACCAATAACTAATAGGGAACAAAAGTCTTTAGAGGAAGAGAACAGATGGAGGAAACCTTGCTACTGTGGTTCCCGCACATGTACTTCCTTCTTACCTTGGGACAGCTCCCTTTTCTCCACGCCAGAGACGTGTTCAGGGAGCTCTGCATAG